From the Streptomyces sp. NBC_00390 genome, the window CTCTTCGCTCCGAGCGCGTAGAAGTTCCCGTGGTGCGGCATCCGGGACCCCTGCCGGCGGGCGCCGGACCGTGGCACGATCCGGGCGGGCCCGGGACGTACGCCCCGGCCGGGGACGCGCAGGGGTCGTGTCCGGGACGTAAGGCGTCGTAGGTCTTGAGCGGGGGCGCTGGGCGGCTCGGCGGTTCTCAGCGGCGCGTTGCTGATTGCCCGCGAGACGGCCCAGAAGGACCTCTTCGCTCCGAGCGCGTAGAAGTTCCCGTGGTGCGGCATCCGGGACCCCTGCCGGCGGGCGCCGGACCGTGGCACGATCCGGGCGGGCCCGGGACGTACGCCCCGGCCGGGGACGCGCAGGGGCCGTGTCCGGGACGTAAGGCGTCGTAGGTCTTGAGCGGGTCAGGTCCCGGGAAAGCAGTCCCGGATACGACCCCCGGCGCGTCCCGACGCCACGCTCCCGGACCGGGCGAGGTCCGGGGCGTCACCCCGGCGCCGCCCGCCGAAGGGCACCGTCCCGGAGCGGCCCGACGCCGACCGCGTGAACAGAGCGCAGTCACGAGAACCCAGCGGCCTCCAGGGCGCCACGGACGCCGACTTGGCCACGCCCCGGCAAAAGTCACCCCGGCCCGCGGCCCGCCCCAGGGCCGGCCACACCCGGGATGCCACGACCCGCGCGAGGGCGTCGCACCAAGGCACCGCGCTCGGCCCGAGGGGGGGCAGACCGGTCCTCCGTCCGCCCGAGGGCCCGGCGGCGGCAAGGGCCGGATCGCGCCGCCGGGCTGTCACGGGAGGGGTCAGCAGGCTCCCAGGTCCTGCCACACACCCCACTCACCGGTAGTACCGGGCTCCTCGCCCTTCGTCCACCACTTGGACTTCCAGTTGTGCGAGGCGTGGGACACAGTCACGCCGCCGGCGTACTCGGTCGCCGCGTTCCACGCCGGCGCCGCGCACTGCCCGTTGCCGCCGCTGCCCGTGGGAGTCGGCGAGGGCGAGGGGCCGGTCGACGTGCTCGGCGACGGCGTCGGTGACGGGGACGGACCCGGGCCGGGCTCCACGATCGTCGTACCGCGGGCGAGGCCACCGGCGAGTCCGTACGTCTTCCCGCCGAACGTCACGGTCCAGTTGGACGGGGTCGACACCGGCAGGTAGTACACGAAGTCCAGCTCGACGGAGGCGCCGGGCGCCAGCGTCTGCCAGGCCGGCAGTTTCAGCGAGACACGGTGGTAGTCGCCCTTCAGCCCGCCCACATTGGTGCCGGTGTGGTCGCTGCGGATGACCGTTGTGCCGAACCCGGACTGGTCCTTGGCGTTCCCCGGCGCCGAGGAGCCGTAGTCGAACCGGAACTCCGTACCCCCGGGCAGCGTCGCCGTCGTGTTGTTCGTGATCTTCAGCTTGGGGCTGATCGGGTAGTTGGAGTCGCCGAGCGGGAACTGCCCGAACTCGACGTCGATCGCGACCGCTTCGGCCGGCAGGGTGGTCGTCGCGCGCGTCGCGCCGTACGGAGGCGCCGCCTTGAACGCGTCGTACATGGCCGTGGTGAGCGTGTCGCCCATCTCGTACTGGCCCTTGGCGGCGTTCCAGTCGTAGTCGCCCGCCAGCTCCCAGATCATGGTGCCGCCGATTCCCTTGTCCACCACGTAGTCGGCCTTGGCGCTCACCGACTGCTCGTCCTCGGTCGACAGGAACACCTTCTTCTGGGCGTTCCACAGCCACGGTGCCACCAGCGTGGCGTCGTACTTGCGGACATACGTACCCGTCAGCGCGGTACCGGCCGGGAAGCCGTATGCCGTGACGTAGTCGCCGACGACGCCCTTCTCCAGGTTCTTGGCGTGCCACATCGGGTTGGATCCGGCCGGGGACTCGTTGCCCGCCGCGTCCTTGTCGTGCCAGAGGTTGTCGATTCCGACGGCCCCGTCCCCGCACCTGGTCAGACCGGCGCCGGCCGGACAGGTGGTCGAGGGCGCCTTGCCCCACAGCCCGTCCGTGCCGCCCTGGACGTTCTTGAAGCCCCGCGTGTAGTACGGAAGGCCGATGTTGATCCGGCCCGCCGGCATCGATCCGCGGAAGTAGTGGTACGCCCAGTCGGTGTTGAGGTAGCCGATCCCGCCGTACTGGGACGTGGAGTAGACGCCCGCCGCGGCCAGTTCGCCGTCCTTGCCGTCGTCGAACAGCGAGGCGTTGGGCCCGACGTACTCGTTCCAGGCGCCGTGCAGGTCGTACGACATGATGTTGACGTAGTCCAGGTACTTCTGGACCTGGAAGGTCTCCATGCCGCGCAGCAGATAGCCGGAGGACGGCGCCGCCACGGTCTGCATGTAGTGCTTGCCGTCGCTCGCCCCGGCCCGGTCGAGCTTCTCTCGCAGGCTCTTCATCAGCGCCGCGTAGCCCTTGACGAGACCCGCCCGGCGGGCGTTGGAGACCGAATGGTCCAGCGGGTTGCCCGCGTCCTTCATCGAGGTCGGGTACTCGTAGTCGATGTCGACTCCGTCGAAGCCGTACTTCTTGATGAAGGCGACGGCCGAGTCCGCGAAGGTGTCGATACCGGCCTGGTTCACCGAGCCGTCGGCGTTGGTCGCCATCGAGTAGAACCCGCCGGAGGCGACCCGGGTGCCGTTGCCGTCGAAGTAGCCGCCGGTCTCGGCCCAGCCGCCGACCGAGATCAGCGTCTTCACCTGGGGGTGCTGTTTCTTGAATTTGTTCAGCAGATTGAAGTGACCCTTGTACGTGTACGCCGGGTCCATCTCGGCCCCGGCGACGCCGGGCCATGTCATCCCGGTCGCCGCGTTGTCGGCGCCGTCCGCGCCGACCGACAGTTTGTTGGCCGAATCGATGTGTCCGAAGGCGTAGTTGATGTGGGTGACCTTGTCCCACGGGATGTCGGAGGCGAGGTAGGCGGGGGCGCCGTCCTTTCCGGTACGCCAGCCGGTGAAGTAGCCGATGACGCGCCGCTGATGGTCGGCGCCCATCTTCTCGCGGCCCTCGGTGTCGTAGACGGAGCAGTAGGGAACGTTCACGCCCGGAGTCGCGTACAGCCCGTCGGGGCGACAGGACTCCTGGCTTGCGGCGTGCGATACGCCTGACGAGAGCGCGCCGGCCAGCAGCGAGGCGGCAGTTGCCGCGCCGACCGCGAGCAGCGAGGCTCTGGTACGGGTGGGGGACAGCACGATCGTTCTCCTCCTGGTGGGGATCCCGCTGCACCCCGCCAGGGGGGCGCAGGGGGGTTCGGCCTCGCACAACTGGCATGGGGATGGTGCGGGTTGGCCTACGGGCGTGCGCACGCCCGCGGCGTGATCCGCGGAGGTGTCGCAGAGATTAAGAGGACTAGACCAGTGCGTCAATAGGTCTGGACCATTCCGCAGGTGGAAGCCTTTTCGGCCACTCCGTACGCTGTCTGTGAGCCAGTCCACAGCCATCACCTGCATGGCCGAGCGCCGGGCGTGGCACACTTGCCCTGTATCAGCAGCAGCGCACTCCGGGGTCGGTGCAATTCCGAACCGGCGGTTACAGTCCGCGACCCGTCCGCAGCCAGCGGCCGGTTGACCAGGTGAAATTCCTGGACCGACGGTTAAAGTCCGGATGGGAGGCAGTGCGCGGCGGGTGACCCTTGTGGTTCGCCGGCCGTCTGTGGCCGATCGTCCTCAGCGACGACCGGTTCTGTCGGTCCTGGCGTTGCCATGAGGTGTTTCTCCGCTCTCTGTCGTCATCGACAGCCCCGGAGTCCGTGCCCGAAGAGGCAGGAGGACCCGGTGGCCACCGCAGCCGACTCGACCGCCATGCGCCGAGCCATCGCGCTCGCCGCCCGCGGACTCGGCTCCACCAGCCCCAACCCGGTCGTCGGGTGCGTCATCACCGACGCCTGCGGAGAGCCCGTCGGCGAGGGCTTCCACCAGCGCGCCGGCGGCCCCCATGCCGAGATCCACGCCCTGCGCGCCGCAGGCGAGCGCGCCCGCGGCGGCACTGCGTACGTCTCCCTCGAACCCTGCAACCACACCGGGCGCACCGGCCCCTGCGCCCAGGCACTCGCCGACGCCGGGATCGCCCGCGTCGTGTACGCGGTCGGCGACCCGAACCCGCAGGCCACCGGCGGTGCCGACACCCTGCGCGCGGCCGGCGCAGAGGTCGAACAGGGACTGCTCGCCGACGAGGCCGAGGCCGGCAACATCGCCTGGCTCACCTCCGTACGCCTCGGGCGCCCCTATGTCCTGTGGAAGTACGCCGCCACGCTCGACGGCCGTATCGCCGCTGCCGACGGCACCAGCCGCTGGATCAGCTCGCCCGAGTCCCGCGCCGACGTCCACCGGCTGCGCGCCGAGGCCGACGCGGTCGTCGTCGGCTCCGGCACCGTCCGCGCGGACGACCCGCACCTGGCCGTGCGCGGCATCGACGGCGCCGTCCAGCCACTGCGGGTCGTCGTCGACACCGAAGCCGCCGCCGTCAGGCCCGGCGCGCGCGTCCTCGACGACGCCGCGCCGACCGTGATCGCGGTCGCGGAGGATGCCGACACTGCTCTTCCCGGCGTCGTACGGCTGCCGCGGACGGCCACGGGCCTGTCGGTACCCGCCCTGCTGGCCGAGCTCCATGAGCGCGGCGTCCGCTCCGTGCTCCTCGAGGGAGGCCCGACCCTCGCCGGCGCCTTCGTCGCCGCGGGCGCCGTCGACAAGGTCGTCGGCTACCTCGCCCCCGTACTCCTCGGTGAGGGCCCCGCCGCCCTCGCCCACGCAGGAATCACCACCATCACCGAGGCGTTGCGGCTCGACGTCACCGAGACCGTCCGTATCGGCCCCGATCTGCGGATCACCGCGACCGTCCCCAAGGGAGCTTGAGAGTGTTCACCGGAATTGTCGAAGAACTGGGTGAGGTCACCGCCATCGAGGACCTCGGCGACTCCTCGCGCTTCCGGCTGCGCGGACCTGTCGTCACCGAGGGCGCGAAGCACGGCGACTCCATCGCCGTCAACGGTGTCTGCCTCACCGTCGTCGAGTTCGGCGACGGCGAGTTCACCGCCGACGTGATGGCCGAGACCCTGAACCGCTCCAGCCTCGGTGCCCTGGAGGCCGGCTCGCGCGTCAACCTCGAGCGCCCCATGGCGGTCGGCGACCGGCTGGGCGGTCACATCGTCCAGGGCCATGTCGACGGCACCGGCACCGTCGTCGCGCGCAAGCCGTCGGAGAACTGGGAGATCGTCACGATCTCCCTTCCCACCGACCTCACTCGATACGTCGTCGAGAAGGGCTCGATCACGGTTGACGGCGTCAGCCTCACCGTCGTCGACGCCGGCCCCGACCACTTCACGATCAGCCTCATCCCCACCACCCTCGCCCTGACCACGCTGGGCATCAAGCAGCCTGGCGACCCGGTCAACCTCGAGGTCGACGTCATCGCCAAGTACGTCGAGCGGCTGCTCGGCGCCGACGCCAGGGAGAGCGCGAAGTGAGCGGTCTGTCCTGGCTCAACTCGGAGGCCTTCACGGTCCTCGGGCAGCACATCAAGTGGTCGGACATGACCGGCAACACGATCGGACTGATCGCGCTCGCGCTCGGCTGGCGGCGCTCGGTGTGGACCTGGCCCGTGCAGTTCGTCTCCGGTCTCATCCTGTTCACCGCCTTTGCCTCCCACCTGACCGGCAGCGCCGGCAAGCAGGTCGTGGTGATGGCCGTGGCCGCGTGGGGCTGGTGGCAGTGGACCCACGGCCAGAAGCAGGCCGAGGACGGGGCGATCGCCGTCCGCTTCGCCACCTGGCGCGAGCGCGGTGTCATGGCGGGCGCAGCCCTCCTCGGCACCCTCGCCGTCGGCGGACTGTTCACCGCGTACCCGTCGCTGTCCTGGGACGCCTGGCCCGACGCGTACATCTTCGTCGGCACCCTCGTCGCGATGTACGCCCAGGCACGCGGCATGGTCGAGTTCTGGTTCGCATGGCTGCTCGTCGACCTGGTCGGCGTACCCCTGAACTTCGCCAACGGCTACGCCTTCTCCGGTTTCGTCTATGTGATCTACGGCGCGCTCGTCCTGTGGGGCATGCGCGACTGGTGGCAGCGCTCCCGCCGGAGCGCCGAGCCCTCCCTGGAAGGAGCACCGGCATGACTGCCCTGCCCGCGTGGTACTCCGCCGACAGCGCCGAGGACCTCTCGCTCGACCCTGTCGAGCAGGCCATCCGCGACATCGCCGCCGGCCGGCCCGTGGTGGTCGTCGACGACGAGGACCGCGAGAACGAGGGCGACCTCGTCATCGCCGCGGAGAAGGCGACCCCCGAGGTCATCGCCTTCATGATGAGCGAATGCCGCGGTCTGATCTGTGCGCCCATGGAGGGCGACGAGCTGGACCGGCTCGAGCTCCCGCAGATGGTCGAGCGCAACACCGAGTCCATGCAGACGGCCTTCACCGTCTCGGTCGACGCGGGCCCGGCCCACGGCGTGACCACCGGAATCTCCGCCGCCGACCGCGCCACGACACTGCGGCTGCTCGCCGACGGGAAGTCCGAGGCGACCGACTTCGTACGCCCCGGCCACATCTTCCCGCTGCGCGCGAAGCCCGGCGGCGTACTGGTCCGCAACGGCCACACCGAGGCCGCGGTCGACCTGGCCCGCCTGGCCGGGCTGCGCCCCGCAGGCGCCATCGTGGAGATCGCCGGCGAGGACGGCGTCATGCTGCGCCTGCCCGAACTGGTGCCCTTCGCCCGCAAGCACGGCCTGACGATCATCTCCATCGAGGACCTGATCGCCTACCGGCGCAGCTCCGAGCCGACGGTGAAGCGTGAGGCGGAGGTGAACCTGCCCACCTCCTTCGGCCGGTTCACCGCCTACGGCTACCGCTCCACCACCGACGGCATCGAGCATGTCGCGCTCGTCCACGGCGACATCGGCGACGGCGAGGACCTGCTGGTGCGCGTCCACTCCGAGTGCCTGACCGGCGACATCTTCCACTCGCTGCGCTGCGACTGCGGCCCCCAGCTGCAGGCCTCCATGCAGCACATCACCGAGGCCGGACGGGGAATCGTCGTCTATCTGCGCGGCCATGAGGGACGCGGCATCGGACTGATGTCCAAGCTGCGCGCATACGAACTCCAGGAGCGCGGCCGCGACACCCTGGACGCCAATCTCGAGCTCGGCCTGCCCGCCGACGCACGCGACTACGCGGCGGGCGCGCAGATTCTCGATGACCTCGGCGTGCGCAGCGTCCGGCTGATGACGAACAACCCCGACAAGGTCTCCGCGCTCGTGCGGTTCGGCATCACCGTCCTCGGCCGTGAACCGATGGCCGTCCAGGCGGGCGAGCACAACCTCCGGTATCTGCGTACCAAGCGCGACCGGATGGGACACGACCTGCCCTGGCTCGACTCCCCTTCGCTCCGCCGGGAGGACCCCCACGCAGCGTCGACCTGCGGCAACCAGTAATCCAGCAATCAGTAAGTCAGCAATTCAGCAAGCTGCACGTCAGCAAGCGGCTAGGGAGAAAAATGAGCGGCAAGGGTGCACCCGAACTGTCCGTACGCAACTGCGGCGACCTGCGGGTGGCGGTGATCGCGGCCCAGTGGCACGAGAAGGTCATGGACGGCCTCGTCGACGGCGCCCTGCGCGCACTGCACGAGCTCGGCATCGACGAGCCGACGCTGCTGCGCGTCCCCGGCAGCTTCGAGCTCCCCGTGGTGGCCAAGGTGCTGGCCGGCCGCGGCTACGACGCCATCGTCGCGCTCGGCGTCGTCATCCGCGGCGGCACACCGCACTTCGACTATGTGTGCCAGGGCGTCACCCAGGGCCTGACCCAGGTCAGCATCGACACCGGCGTCCCCATCGGCTTCGGTGTACTCACCTGCGACACCGAGGAGCAGGCCCTGGACCGCGCCGGAATCGAGGGCTCGAACGAGGACAAGGGCCATGAGGCGGTCACCGCCGCCGTCGCCACCGCGGCCACGCTGCGTTCAGTATCTGAACCCTGGCGCTGAGCAGAAGCCACTTCCGCGTAGGGTGGGACCACCATGTCCAAGAAGACGTTCGAGGAGCTCTTCGCCGAGCTCCAGCAGAAGGCCGCCACCGGCGATCCCGCCACCTCCCGTACCGCCGAACTGGTGGACAAGGGCGTCCATGCCATCGGCAAGAAGGTCGTCGAGGAGGCCGCCGAGGTATGGATGGCCGCCGAGTACGAGGGCAAGGAAGCCGCCGCCGAAGAGATCTCCCAGCTGCTCTACCACGTCCAGGTGATGATGGTCGCGCGCGGGATCTCCCTCGACGACGTCTACGCCCACCTCTGAGTCCAGCCCCGCTCCGCACGTACACACGCGAACAAAGGAAGCCTGTCTCATGCTGCGCATCGCCGTCCCCAACAAGGGTTCACTGTCCGGACCTGCGTCGGCGATGCTCCATGAGGCCGGTTACCAGCAGCGCAAGGAGTCGAAAGAGCTCGTGCTCGTCGACCCGGTGAACGAGGTCGAGTTCTTCTACCTGCGCCCACGCGACATCGCGATCTACGTGAGCTCCGGACGGCTCGACATCGGCATCACCGGCCGCGATCTGCTGCTCGACTCCGGTGCCAACGCCGAGGAGATCCTCGAGCTCGGCTTCGCGCGCTCCACCTTCCGCTACGCCACCAAGCCCGGCACCGCCAAGGGCGTAGAGGACTTCGACGGCATGACGATCGCCACCTCCTACGAGGGCATCGTCGCCAAGCACCTCGCCGACAACGGCATCGACGCCTCGGTCGTCCACCTCGACGGCGCCGTCGAGACCTCCATCGACCTCGGCGTCGCCCAGGTCATCGCCGATGTCGTCGAGACCGGCACCAGCCTGCGCAACGCGGGTCTCGAGGTCATCGGCGAGCCGATCCTCGACTCCCAGGCCGTCGTCATCCGGCGCACGGGCGCGAACGGCGAGGACCCCAAGGTGCAGCAGTTCCTGCGCCGCCTCCAGGGAGTCCTGGTCGCCCGCAGCTACGTGATGATGGACTACGACTGCCGGGTCGAGCACCTGGAGCAGGCGGTGGCCCTCACCCCGGGCCTCGAGTCCCCGACGATCTCCCCGCTGCACCACGAGGGCTGGGTCGCGGTCCGCTCCATGGTGGCGGCCAAGGAAGCCCAGCGCATCATGGACGATCTGTACGACCTCGGCGCCCGCGCCATCCTGACCACGGCCATCCACGCGTGCCGGCTCTGAAGGACACTCGACCCGCATGTCTGCTCAAGCACCCCGACTCCCCGCGCTCCCGGTCACGTTCAGGCCGACCCGGACCCGGATCGTCCTGCTGACCGTGGGCTCGGCGATGTGCGCCGTCCTCATCTCGGTGACTCTGCTGCTCGACAGGCTCAGTGCGCCCGAACGGGTGAGCTTCATCTTCACCGCGCTGCTGTTCTTCGGCGTGCTGGCACTGCTGAGCCGGCCCAAGGTCGTCGCCGACGAGGACGGTGTCACCGTCGTCAACCTGACGCGGACGCGCCGCCTCGCGTGGCCGGAGATCCTCCGCGTCAATCTGCGCCCGGGCGACCCCTGGGTGTTCCTCGATCTCAGCGACGGCACCAGCCTGCCCGTGCTCGGCATTCAGCCGGGCATCGCCAAGGCACATGCCATCAGCGACGCCCGCGCGCTGCGCGCCCTCGCCGAGACCCACGGCACCCGACCGGACGAGGTCTAGGTCACCTCCTCTGCCCCACCCGGCCGAAGCCCTATTACTCTGGTGGCGGCGGCGCCGAGTGCGCCGCCGCCCCCCGGCCACGCGGCCCCGGCCGTGGGGCACCTGCAAACCGAGGAGTGACTGACTCCGGCAATGGACGGATCGTCCGGTAGTACCTGCGCCGCCCCCTCCCAGGAGGCGGCGGCATGATCGTTCCCCTACTGCTGCTCGCCGCAGCGTTCCTGCTGATCCTCGCCAACGGCTTCTTCGTGGCAGCCGAGTTCGGCCTGGTCACGGTGGAACGCCCCGAGGCCGAGCGTGCAGCGGCCGAAGGCGACCGGCGCGCCGGTCGCGTGGTCACCGCGCTGAAGGAGCTGTCCTTCCAGCTCTCCGGCACCCAGCTCGGCATCACCATCACCTCACTCGTGGTCGGCATGCTCGCCGAGCCCGCGCTCGCCCAGCTGCTGGACGGGCCGCTGACCGCCACCGGGCTGCCCGAGGGAGCCGTGTCCGGGGTGGCGGTGATCATCGGCATGCTGCTCGCCTCCGCCGTCCAGATGGTGATCGGGGAGCTCGTCCCCAAGAACTGGGCGGTGTCCCGGCCGTTGCAGGTCGCGCGCTTCGTCGCCGGCCCGCAGCACCGTTTCTCCACCCTCTTCCGCCCGGTCATCACCCTGCTCAACGCCACCGCCAACCGCCTCGTACGGATGTTCGGCGTCGAGCCCGCCGAGGAGCTGGCCTCCGCCCGTACCCCGGGCGAGCTGGTGGCACTGGCCCGCCACTCGGCGCGCGCGGGAACCCTGGAACAGGACACTGCGGACCTCTTCGTGCGCACCCTGTCGCTGGGCCATCTCACCGCCCAGCATGTGATGACCCCGCGGGTGAAGGTGAGCGCCCTGCAGTCCGACGCCACCGCCGCCGATGTCCTCAACCTGACCAGGGCCACCGGCCTTTCGCGCTTCCCGGTCTACCGGGAGCGCATCGACGAGATCGTCGGCATGCTGCACCTCAAGGACGCACTCGCGGTGCCCGTGGCCGAACGGCTGCGCACCCGCGTCGACCGGATCGCGGTCCCGCCGCTGTTGGTGCCCGAGACCCTGCCGGTGCAGCAGCTGCTGGAGCGGCTGCGCAGCGAACAGCCCATAGCCGTCGTCGTCGACGAGTACGGCGGCACCGCCGGCGTGGTCACCCTCGAGGACATCGTCGAGGAGCTCGTCGGCGAGGTCCGCGACGAGCACGACGCCGAGACGGACGCACGGCCGGAACTGGCACCGGTCGCCCCGGAGGACGGCAGGCCCGCCTGGGAGGCCGACGGCAGCTGCCGGGTGCTCACCCTGCGCCGGATAGGACTTGAGGTGCCCGACGGTCCCTACGAGACCGTGGCCGGCCTCGTGGCCGATCTGCTGGGCCGTATCCCCGCCCCCGGCGACCGGGCCGAACTCCCCGGCTGGCGGCTCTCGGTCCGCCAGGTGGAGCGCTACCGCGCAGAGCGGGTGCGGCTGGTGCGCACCGCGGATGTGCCGGTCATGACGGAGGCCGTGCGATGAGCGTCCTGCAACTGCTGTTCGCCCTGCTGCTGGTGCTGGCGAATGGATTCTTCGTCGGCGCCGAGTTCGCTCTCGTGTCCGTACGCCGCAGCCAGATCGACCCGCTCGCCGCGGCAGGATCCGGACGGGCCCGCCAGGTACTGCACGGACTGGAGAACCTCCCGCAGATGATGGCGGCCGCCCAGTTCGGCATCACCATCTGCTCCCTGACCCTCGGCGCGGTGGCCGAGCCGACCGTCGCGCATCTGCTGGAGCCGGTCTTCCACGCCGCCCGTGTGCCGGAGGGACTCGTTCATCCGCTCGGCTATGTCATCGCCCTGGCCGTGGTGGTCTTCCTTCATCTCGTCGTCGGCGAGATGCTGCCGAAGAACCTGGCGATGGCCGCACCGGAGAAGACCGCGCTGTGGCTCAGCCCGGGCCTCGTCGGCTTCGCCCGGCTGTGCCGCCCGGTCACCACGGCGCTCGGTGCCTGCGCCCGGCTGGTGCTGCGGGTCTTCGGCGTCGAGCCGAAGGACGAGGTGGAGGCGGTCTTCACCAGCGAGCAGCTCAACCGGCTTGTCGAGGACGCGGGCCAGGCGGGCCTCCTCGAGCCTGCCGAGCAGGAGCGCCTCGAGGACGCGCTCGAACTGGGCAGCCGCCCGGTGAGCGATGTGCTCATCGCCCGCTCGGCCCTCGTGACCGTGCCCCCCTCGGTCACGCCCCGGCAGATGGAGGAGCTGACGGTACGCACCGGCTACTCGCGCTTTCCGGTCTGCACCCAGGACGTGGCCGGGCCCTTCATGGGCTATCTGCACGTCAAGGACGTGCTGGACCTGGAGGAGCGGGAACGGGCGGTGCCTCAGCACGTCTGGCGGCCGATGGCGACGCTCCGGGCCGAACTGCCCCTGGACGACGCCCTCACCGTGATGCGCCGCGCGGCCACGCATCTCGCCCAGGTCTCCGACGCGTCGGGACGGGTGCTCGGCCTGGTGGCGCTGGAGGACGTACTGGAGATGCTGGTCGGTGAGGTCCGCGATCCGGCCCACCGGCTCACCGGGCCCAGGGCGCCGCGGACGGCACCGGACACGGCCCTCGTCAGCTGACCTGCCGGGATCGGATCAGCCGAGGGGAGGATCCTGCGGGCCGCGGCCCATCGGACCGCGGCCCGACAGGACCTCCCCGTACGCCTGCATCAGATCGGGCAGCCGCAGTGTCGAGAGGTCCTCGCGGTTCGGCGTCCCCGGATATGTGGACAGCCGCAGATCCCGGTACGCACAGCTCTTCTCGTACAGAGTGCGCAGGAAGCGGCCGTTGCCCAGCTCGTCGATCCAGCCCTGGTCGACGACATGGCCGCTGATGGACCGCAGCTCGTCGCGTGCCTCGTCGTCCCACATGTCGCCGTTCTCGGCCGCGAGCACCTCGCCGATCGCCGTGAGCTCCAGCGGACGGTACGAGGGGAAGTCGACCCGGGTGGTG encodes:
- a CDS encoding hemolysin family protein produces the protein MIVPLLLLAAAFLLILANGFFVAAEFGLVTVERPEAERAAAEGDRRAGRVVTALKELSFQLSGTQLGITITSLVVGMLAEPALAQLLDGPLTATGLPEGAVSGVAVIIGMLLASAVQMVIGELVPKNWAVSRPLQVARFVAGPQHRFSTLFRPVITLLNATANRLVRMFGVEPAEELASARTPGELVALARHSARAGTLEQDTADLFVRTLSLGHLTAQHVMTPRVKVSALQSDATAADVLNLTRATGLSRFPVYRERIDEIVGMLHLKDALAVPVAERLRTRVDRIAVPPLLVPETLPVQQLLERLRSEQPIAVVVDEYGGTAGVVTLEDIVEELVGEVRDEHDAETDARPELAPVAPEDGRPAWEADGSCRVLTLRRIGLEVPDGPYETVAGLVADLLGRIPAPGDRAELPGWRLSVRQVERYRAERVRLVRTADVPVMTEAVR
- a CDS encoding hemolysin family protein; the protein is MSVLQLLFALLLVLANGFFVGAEFALVSVRRSQIDPLAAAGSGRARQVLHGLENLPQMMAAAQFGITICSLTLGAVAEPTVAHLLEPVFHAARVPEGLVHPLGYVIALAVVVFLHLVVGEMLPKNLAMAAPEKTALWLSPGLVGFARLCRPVTTALGACARLVLRVFGVEPKDEVEAVFTSEQLNRLVEDAGQAGLLEPAEQERLEDALELGSRPVSDVLIARSALVTVPPSVTPRQMEELTVRTGYSRFPVCTQDVAGPFMGYLHVKDVLDLEERERAVPQHVWRPMATLRAELPLDDALTVMRRAATHLAQVSDASGRVLGLVALEDVLEMLVGEVRDPAHRLTGPRAPRTAPDTALVS